One region of Skermanella mucosa genomic DNA includes:
- the phhA gene encoding phenylalanine 4-monooxygenase, whose amino-acid sequence MESTKHGAAAGDGKPPASGDWTIDQGWESYAAEEHAVWKTLYERQSKLLPGRACAEFIEGMRDLGMDTDRIPDFRRLSEVLEKRTGWRVVAVPGLVPDGVFFDHLANRRFPAGQFIRRPDQLDYLEEPDVFHDVFGHVPMLVHPVFADYMEAYGKGGLRAQGMGVLANLARVYWYTVEFGLIRSGDDLRIYGSGIASSYTETIFALNDPSPNRIRFDLERVMRTLYRIDDFQETYFVIDSFDELLALADIDFGPIYRRVAALPDLEPGTIDPGDDVLDKGTGAYHAARRRVA is encoded by the coding sequence ATGGAGTCGACCAAGCACGGCGCGGCAGCCGGAGATGGCAAGCCTCCGGCCAGCGGGGACTGGACCATCGACCAGGGATGGGAGTCCTACGCCGCTGAGGAACACGCGGTCTGGAAGACCCTGTACGAGCGGCAGAGCAAGCTGCTGCCCGGCAGGGCCTGCGCCGAATTCATCGAAGGCATGCGCGACCTGGGGATGGATACCGACCGTATCCCCGATTTCCGCCGCCTCAGCGAGGTGCTGGAGAAGCGGACGGGCTGGCGGGTGGTGGCGGTACCAGGCCTGGTGCCTGACGGGGTGTTCTTCGATCACCTGGCCAACCGCCGGTTCCCGGCCGGGCAGTTCATCCGCAGGCCCGACCAACTCGACTACCTGGAAGAGCCCGACGTCTTCCACGACGTTTTCGGGCATGTGCCCATGCTGGTCCACCCGGTGTTCGCCGACTACATGGAAGCCTATGGCAAGGGTGGCCTGCGGGCGCAGGGCATGGGAGTTCTGGCCAACCTGGCACGGGTCTACTGGTACACCGTGGAGTTCGGCCTGATCCGGAGCGGGGATGACCTCCGGATCTATGGTTCGGGTATCGCCTCGTCCTATACGGAAACCATCTTCGCGCTCAACGATCCGTCGCCCAACCGCATTCGCTTCGACCTGGAGCGGGTCATGCGGACGCTGTACAGGATCGACGATTTCCAGGAAACTTACTTCGTCATCGACAGCTTCGATGAACTGCTGGCCCTGGCCGATATCGATTTCGGGCCGATCTATCGACGGGTGGCGGCTTTGCCCGACCTGGAGCCGGGAACGATCGATCCGGGCGACGACGTCCTGGACAAGGGTACCGGCGCCTACCACGCGGCCCGGCGGCGGGTGGCTTGA
- a CDS encoding glycine cleavage system protein R gives MPSAKPSLALVSILAADRVGLVSAIAGRLYDLGINLRDTTFAAMGQGAEFSAVCELPGDLGTAELERELAALPELAEARVDVTEYEYEATPGPESLVTHTIELSGGDQLGLIARLAEVFREYGANIVRLEAQTIPGSGGDRYMTRFAVAIPPARAEICLSAVANTAGSLRLDCSVEEA, from the coding sequence ATGCCCTCCGCAAAGCCATCGCTCGCGCTGGTCTCGATACTCGCGGCCGACCGTGTCGGCCTGGTTTCCGCCATCGCCGGCCGCCTCTACGATCTCGGCATCAACCTGCGGGACACGACTTTCGCGGCGATGGGCCAGGGCGCGGAATTCAGCGCAGTCTGCGAGCTTCCGGGCGATCTCGGGACCGCGGAACTGGAGCGCGAGCTGGCCGCCCTTCCCGAGCTGGCGGAAGCCCGGGTGGATGTCACCGAATACGAATACGAAGCGACGCCGGGACCCGAAAGCCTCGTCACCCATACCATCGAGCTGAGCGGCGGCGACCAGTTGGGGCTGATCGCCCGGCTGGCGGAGGTTTTCCGGGAGTACGGCGCGAACATCGTTCGGCTCGAGGCGCAGACGATCCCGGGTTCCGGCGGTGACCGCTACATGACTCGCTTCGCGGTCGCCATTCCGCCCGCCCGGGCGGAAATCTGCCTCTCGGCGGTGGCCAACACGGCAGGCAGCCTTAGACTTGATTGCAGCGTCGAGGAGGCGTGA
- a CDS encoding DUF5872 domain-containing protein: MASTAKRTDPKLWEKVKQEVTAGEKGGHAGQWSARKAQFAVQEYKRRGGGYEGGKKKDNSLRQWTEEEWGTRSGAKSTETGERYLPKEARDSLSQEEYRRTTAKKRTDMRKGKQFSGQPADVAEKTAKHRGTGKAT; the protein is encoded by the coding sequence ATGGCGAGCACTGCGAAACGGACCGACCCCAAGCTTTGGGAGAAGGTGAAGCAGGAGGTGACCGCCGGCGAAAAAGGCGGCCATGCCGGGCAATGGTCGGCCCGCAAGGCGCAGTTCGCCGTTCAGGAGTACAAGCGTCGGGGCGGCGGCTACGAGGGCGGCAAGAAGAAGGACAACAGCCTTCGCCAGTGGACCGAGGAGGAGTGGGGAACCCGGTCGGGCGCGAAGAGCACCGAGACCGGCGAACGTTACCTGCCGAAGGAGGCGCGCGACTCCCTGAGCCAGGAGGAGTACCGGCGCACTACCGCGAAGAAACGCACGGACATGCGCAAGGGCAAGCAGTTCTCGGGACAGCCGGCCGACGTCGCCGAGAAGACGGCGAAGCATCGCGGCACCGGCAAAGCGACGTAG